A genomic window from Silene latifolia isolate original U9 population chromosome Y, ASM4854445v1, whole genome shotgun sequence includes:
- the LOC141631714 gene encoding uncharacterized protein LOC141631714 — translation MNIDLKKAYDSIEWVFIEQMLKHLHFPPKIIASIMQYITTPTYSIVLNGQPHGYFKGDLRSIVSIMEVFKCFSDASGLQISAEKSDIIFNGIESSLATRILAYTGFTKGSISFRYLGVKISHKRLSKLDCNIIVEKMVARKDGGIGLVDSQIWNVAAIGKLVWWIVSKKPTVD, via the exons ATGAATATTGATCTCAAGAAGGCTTATGACTCTATTGAGTGGGTTTTTATTGAACAAATGTTGAAGCATCTCCATTTCCCTCCTAAAATTATTGCCTCAATCATGCAATACATCACCACTCCTACTTATTCCATTGTTCTTAATGGTCAGCCTCATGGCTACTTCAAAG GGGATTTGAGATCTATTGTATCAATTATGGAAGTTTTCAAATGCTTCTCTGATGCCTCTGGACTTCAGATTAGTGCTGAGAAGTCTGACATTATTTTTAATGGCATTGAGTCATCTCTTGCTACTAGGATTCTGGCCTACACTGGTTTTACAAAGGGATCTATTTCCTTTAGGTATTTGGGTGTCAAAATCTCCCATAAGAGATTGTCTAAACTGGATTGCAATATTATAGTTGAGAAGATGGTAGCAAG GAAGGATGGTGGCATTGGTCTGGTTGATAGTCAGATATGGAATGTAGCTGCTATTGGGAAATTAGTGTGGTGGATAGTCTCTAAAAAACCTACTGTGGATTAA
- the LOC141631715 gene encoding uncharacterized protein LOC141631715, which produces MGENPPWEVLEGFLRRVWIDYKISKVSFLPNGLFVVRFDTLEHQKLVLPRGMVLFDGKPVILRHWDPVVKISKVAVKVVPIWIKLVGLDLKFWGAKCLEKLAALVGKYVRIDNLTVYRTNLGFARVMVEVEIDQTFPDKIRFLDELGNEVTVLIEYDWLPITCGQCKGMGHIEKVCMRGLRRPPPAQPKKPLNPVKQVRRPKLTIVVDLDPKEFPVLVAPMSTRLNASRIAQGTPPNPLVTPATTPIPVSHSVSFTSARFITKMIRHETRIANKVQLDVLEMDAQFIHLKVTEVLTNKVFYVTYVYGFNKIEQRVPLWNSLIRMNMTAPWIVMGDFNCVMFSNERIGSIVRDSEMAPFYHAAQICDLQDIKAIGAFYTWTNKQPSNTRVFSRIDRVLINGA; this is translated from the exons ATGGGTGAAAATCCTCCTTGGGAGGTCTTAGAGGGATTTCTCAGGAGAGTTTGGATTGATTATAAGATTTCTAAGGTATCATTCTTACCCAATGGTCTGTTTGTGGTACGTTTCGATACTTTAGAGCATCAGAAATTAGTCCTTCCTAGGGGAATGGTACTTTTTGATGGCAAACCTGTTATTCTAAGACATTGGGATCCTGTAGTGAAAATTTCTAAAGTTGCTGTTAAAGTTGTACCTATTTGGATTAAATTGGTTGGACTTGATCTTAAGTTTTGGGGTGCTAAATGTCTCGAGAAACTTGCTGCTCTGGTAGGCAAATATGTGCGTATTGATAACCTTACTGTTTATCGTACAAATTTAGGGTTTGCTAGAGTAATGGTTGAGGTGGAGATTGATCAGACATTCCCTGACAAGATTAGGTTCCTGGATGAGTTAGGTAATGAAGTTACTGTGCTTATTGAATATGATTGGCTCCCAATTACCTGTGGACAGTGTAAGGGTATGGGACATATTGAGAAGGTTTGCATGAGGGGGTTGAGGAGACCTCCACCTGCTCAACCTAAAAAACCTCTGAACCCTGTGAAGCAAGTCAGGAGACCAAAACTTACGATTGTGGTGGACCTAGACCCTAAGGAGTTCCCTGTATTAGTTGCCCCTATGAGTACGAGGCTTAATGCTAGTAGGATAGCTCAAGGAACACCACCTAATCCCTTGGTTACTCCTGCTACTACACCCATTCCTGTTAGCCACAGTGTCAGCTTTACTTCTGCTAGATTTATTACAAAAATGATAAGACATGAGACTAGGATTG CTAATAAGGTGCAGCTTGATGTGCTTGAGATGGATGCTCAATTTATCCACCTTAAAGTGACTGAGGTGCTTACTAATAAAGTCTTTTATGTTACATATGTTTATGGATTTAATAAAATAGAACAAAGAGTTCCTCTCTGGAATTCTCTAATCAGAATGAACATGACTGCTCCTTGGATAGTTATGGGGGATTTCAACTGTGTGATGTTTTCCAATGAGAGGATTGGGAGTATTGTTAGAGATTCTGAAATGGCTCCTTTTTATCATGCTGCTCAGATATGTGATTTGCAGGATATTAAAGCCATTGGAGCCTTTTATACTTGGACTAATAAACAGCCTAGTAATACAAGAGTCTTTAGTAGAATTGATAGAGTTCTCATCAATGGTGCTTAG